Proteins from one Deinococcus actinosclerus genomic window:
- a CDS encoding helix-turn-helix transcriptional regulator, with amino-acid sequence MTTPAPWTFLTNHTHVLLCLQQRPGDTLREVAVRVGITERAVQRIVRDLEDAGVLTRERQGRRNTYRLQPSAPLRHPLEAHHSVGELLDLLR; translated from the coding sequence ATGACCACGCCCGCCCCGTGGACGTTCCTGACCAACCACACCCACGTCCTGCTGTGCCTCCAGCAGCGCCCCGGCGACACCCTGCGCGAGGTCGCCGTGCGCGTCGGCATCACCGAACGCGCCGTGCAGCGCATCGTCCGCGACCTCGAGGACGCCGGCGTCCTGACCCGCGAACGCCAGGGCCGCCGCAACACCTACCGCCTCCAGCCCAGCGCGCCCCTGCGCCACCCCCTCGAAGCCCACCACAGCGTCGGCGAACTCCTCGACCTGCTGCGCTGA
- a CDS encoding ABC transporter substrate-binding protein, whose protein sequence is MKKALFLSVLALSSLAAAEIRVGVIVSATGPAASLGIPEKNTVALLPQTIAGQPVVYTVLDDASDTTAAVTNARKLIQEGKVDLIIGTTTTPASLAMIDVVAEAKVPMISLAASEGIIKPVDAKRAWVFKTPQTDALMAAAIVQHMVQNKVRTIGYIGFNDAYGEGWASELKKNAAARGLKVVAEERYGRSDTSVTGQILKLVAARPDAILIGASGVPAVLPQKALKDRGYAGKIYQTHGVANADFLRVGGRDVEGAILPAGPVLVADQLPGTNPTRKVGLAYMNLYEAKYGKDTVSTFGAHMWDAGLLMQKAVPAALKKAKPGTPAFREALRDALEGTRNVIGAHGIFNLSATDHLGLDARSRVMVQVVDGTWKLLPSR, encoded by the coding sequence ATGAAGAAGGCACTGTTCCTGAGCGTCCTGGCCCTGTCGTCCCTCGCCGCCGCCGAAATCCGCGTGGGCGTGATCGTCTCCGCGACCGGCCCCGCCGCCAGCCTCGGCATCCCCGAGAAGAACACCGTGGCCCTGCTGCCGCAGACCATCGCCGGGCAGCCGGTCGTGTACACCGTCCTCGACGACGCCTCCGACACCACCGCCGCCGTCACGAACGCCCGCAAACTCATCCAGGAAGGCAAGGTCGACCTGATCATCGGCACGACCACCACCCCCGCCTCCCTGGCCATGATCGACGTCGTGGCCGAGGCCAAGGTGCCCATGATCAGCCTCGCCGCCAGCGAGGGCATCATCAAGCCCGTGGACGCCAAGCGCGCCTGGGTATTCAAGACCCCCCAGACCGACGCCCTGATGGCCGCCGCCATCGTGCAGCACATGGTGCAGAACAAGGTCCGCACCATCGGCTACATCGGCTTCAACGACGCCTACGGCGAGGGCTGGGCCAGCGAACTCAAGAAGAACGCCGCCGCGCGCGGCCTGAAGGTCGTCGCGGAGGAACGCTACGGCCGCAGCGACACCAGCGTCACCGGCCAGATCCTCAAACTCGTGGCGGCCAGGCCCGACGCGATCCTGATCGGCGCGTCCGGCGTGCCCGCCGTCCTGCCGCAGAAAGCCCTGAAAGACCGCGGGTACGCGGGCAAGATCTACCAGACGCACGGCGTCGCCAACGCCGACTTCCTGCGCGTCGGGGGCCGCGACGTCGAGGGCGCGATCCTGCCCGCCGGGCCCGTCCTCGTGGCCGACCAGCTGCCCGGCACCAACCCCACCCGCAAGGTCGGGCTGGCCTACATGAACCTCTACGAGGCGAAGTACGGCAAGGACACCGTGAGCACCTTCGGCGCGCACATGTGGGACGCGGGCCTGCTCATGCAGAAGGCCGTCCCTGCCGCCCTGAAGAAGGCCAAGCCCGGCACGCCCGCCTTCCGCGAGGCGCTGCGCGACGCCCTGGAAGGCACCCGCAACGTCATCGGCGCGCACGGCATCTTCAACCTGAGCGCGACCGACCACCTGGGCCTCGACGCCCGCAGCCGCGTCATGGTGCAGGTCGTGGACGGCACCTGGAAACTGCTGCCCAGCCGCTGA
- a CDS encoding branched-chain amino acid ABC transporter permease → MQIFDPSIFPILAADGLTNGAVYALLSLSLVLVFAVTRVIFVPLGEFVVFGTLTLAALQLGRVPGTLTLVLILLGLAALMDAAGHLRRRQAGRAALTLGGALVLGGCAWALTHWLAPLKPPLPVQVLLTLALVAPLGPLLYRTVFQPLQNATVLVLLIASVALHLVLTGVALVFFGPEGSRTPPFAEGNVTLGQVTLSTQSLLVMLVSALLMLALYLFFERTMPGKALRATAVNRLGARLVGISPSAAGTLTFTLAALIGALGGMLIGPSVAMTYDSGFLIGLKGFVGAIIGGLVSYPLAAAGALLVGLIESFASFSLSGWKEVIVFTLILPVLLWRSLATRHTPEDEE, encoded by the coding sequence ATGCAGATCTTCGACCCGAGTATCTTCCCGATCCTGGCGGCGGACGGCCTCACGAACGGCGCGGTGTACGCGCTGCTGTCGCTGTCGCTGGTGCTGGTGTTCGCCGTGACCCGCGTCATCTTCGTGCCGCTGGGCGAATTCGTCGTGTTCGGCACCCTGACCCTGGCCGCCCTTCAACTCGGCCGCGTGCCCGGCACCCTGACCCTGGTGCTGATCCTGCTCGGCCTCGCCGCCCTGATGGACGCCGCCGGGCACCTGCGCCGGCGGCAGGCCGGGCGCGCCGCCCTGACGCTGGGCGGCGCGCTGGTGCTGGGCGGGTGTGCCTGGGCGCTGACGCACTGGCTCGCGCCGCTGAAGCCCCCCCTCCCGGTGCAGGTGCTCCTGACCCTGGCGCTCGTCGCGCCGCTGGGGCCGCTGCTGTACCGCACGGTCTTCCAGCCGCTCCAGAACGCCACCGTCCTCGTGCTGCTCATCGCGTCCGTGGCCCTGCACCTCGTCCTGACCGGCGTGGCGCTGGTGTTCTTCGGCCCGGAAGGCTCCCGCACGCCACCCTTCGCTGAAGGGAACGTCACGCTGGGACAGGTGACGCTCAGCACCCAGAGCCTGCTCGTGATGCTCGTCTCGGCCCTGCTCATGCTGGCGCTGTACCTGTTCTTCGAGCGCACCATGCCCGGCAAGGCCCTGCGCGCCACCGCCGTCAACCGCCTCGGCGCGCGGCTCGTCGGCATCAGCCCGTCCGCCGCCGGCACGCTGACCTTCACGCTGGCCGCCCTGATCGGGGCGCTGGGCGGCATGCTGATCGGCCCGTCGGTCGCCATGACTTACGACAGCGGCTTCCTGATCGGCCTCAAGGGCTTCGTCGGCGCCATCATCGGCGGACTGGTCAGCTATCCGCTGGCGGCGGCGGGCGCCCTGCTGGTGGGCCTGATCGAGAGTTTCGCCTCGTTCAGCCTGTCGGGCTGGAAGGAGGTCATCGTGTTCACCCTGATCCTGCCCGTGCTGCTGTGGCGTTCCCTCGCCACCCGCCACACCCCGGAGGACGAGGAATGA
- a CDS encoding branched-chain amino acid ABC transporter permease, whose amino-acid sequence MTVPAEPAARRALPLRAALSVLAVVIAAALPLVLPLFQVTLLVNVIIFAIVAVGLVLLTGILGLTSFGQAAFMGVGAYTTALLTTQAGWSPWLTLLAGFAVTGVIALILGLVTLRMQGHYLPLATIAWGISLYYTFGNTPALGGFTGLTDIPPIGVFGAALTSPRHFAYLALIALGLTGLGAQFLLSSRTGRALRALRGGPVVAEAFGVNPFALKVQVFVLSALMASLAGWLYAHSQRFVNPTPFSLQAGIEALFMTVVGGPGHVWGALLGSGLITTLREWLRGALPALIGAQGNFEVIVFGILIILTLQFARRGLWPLLDRALPAPPPAPPPGWAPCPCGPSPSRARPCWRSSGPSSSSAGCAPCPT is encoded by the coding sequence ATGACCGTCCCCGCCGAGCCTGCCGCGCGGCGCGCCCTGCCGCTGCGCGCCGCGCTGAGCGTCCTGGCGGTCGTGATCGCCGCCGCGCTGCCCCTCGTCCTGCCGCTCTTTCAGGTGACGCTGCTCGTCAACGTCATCATCTTCGCCATCGTCGCCGTCGGGCTGGTCCTGCTCACCGGCATCCTGGGCCTGACGAGCTTCGGGCAGGCGGCCTTCATGGGCGTCGGCGCGTACACCACCGCCCTGCTGACCACCCAGGCCGGCTGGAGCCCCTGGCTGACCCTGCTCGCCGGCTTCGCCGTGACGGGCGTCATCGCGCTGATCCTGGGGCTCGTCACGCTGCGCATGCAGGGCCACTACCTGCCGCTCGCCACCATCGCCTGGGGCATCAGCCTGTACTACACGTTCGGCAACACCCCCGCGCTGGGCGGCTTCACCGGCCTGACCGACATCCCACCCATCGGGGTGTTCGGCGCGGCCCTGACCTCGCCCCGGCACTTCGCGTACCTCGCGCTGATCGCCCTGGGCCTGACCGGGCTGGGCGCGCAGTTCCTGCTGTCCTCCCGCACCGGCCGGGCCCTGCGCGCCCTGCGGGGCGGCCCCGTCGTCGCCGAGGCGTTCGGCGTGAACCCCTTCGCGCTGAAGGTGCAGGTGTTCGTCCTCAGCGCCCTGATGGCCTCGCTGGCCGGGTGGCTGTACGCGCACAGCCAGCGCTTCGTGAACCCCACGCCCTTCAGCCTCCAGGCCGGGATCGAGGCGCTGTTCATGACCGTCGTCGGCGGTCCCGGGCACGTGTGGGGCGCGCTGCTGGGTTCCGGGCTGATCACCACCCTGCGCGAGTGGCTGCGCGGCGCGCTGCCCGCCCTGATCGGCGCGCAGGGAAACTTCGAGGTGATCGTGTTCGGCATCCTGATCATCCTGACTCTGCAGTTCGCCCGGCGCGGCCTGTGGCCCCTGCTCGACCGCGCGCTGCCCGCCCCGCCCCCCGCGCCCCCGCCCGGGTGGGCGCCCTGCCCGTGCGGGCCAAGCCCCAGCCGGGCGCGCCCCTGCTGGAGGTCGAGCGGGCCGTCAAGCAGTTCGGCGGGCTGCGCGCCGTGTCCGACGTGA
- a CDS encoding ABC transporter ATP-binding protein: protein MRAKPQPGAPLLEVERAVKQFGGLRAVSDVSFSLRAGEILGLIGPNGAGKSTLFNLVTGVSPATGGRVTLGGQEVTRLPARQIHRLGVARTFQHVHLQPDQTLLANTMMGGYARGRAGLLASLLHLERAEEAALHHEALRQLERVGLGPHAYTLAGNLALGQQRILEIARALVADPTLLLLDEPAAGLRYGEKLELITLLRRLRDEGVTILIVEHDMNLVMTLVDRLVVMNSGEKLAEGSPDEIRAHPAVREAYLGVDLEEGAA, encoded by the coding sequence GTGCGGGCCAAGCCCCAGCCGGGCGCGCCCCTGCTGGAGGTCGAGCGGGCCGTCAAGCAGTTCGGCGGGCTGCGCGCCGTGTCCGACGTGAGCTTCAGCCTGCGCGCCGGGGAGATCCTGGGCCTGATCGGCCCGAACGGCGCGGGCAAGAGCACCCTGTTCAACCTCGTCACCGGCGTCAGCCCCGCCACGGGCGGCCGCGTCACCCTGGGCGGCCAGGAGGTCACGCGCCTCCCGGCCCGGCAGATCCACCGCCTCGGCGTGGCCCGCACCTTTCAGCACGTGCACCTGCAACCCGACCAGACCCTCCTGGCGAACACCATGATGGGCGGCTACGCCCGGGGCCGCGCCGGCCTGCTCGCCAGCCTCCTGCACCTCGAACGCGCCGAGGAAGCCGCGCTGCACCACGAGGCCCTGCGCCAGCTCGAGCGCGTCGGCCTCGGCCCGCACGCCTACACCCTCGCCGGGAACCTCGCGCTGGGCCAGCAGCGCATCCTCGAGATCGCGCGCGCCCTGGTTGCCGACCCCACCCTGCTCCTTCTCGACGAACCGGCCGCCGGTCTGCGCTACGGCGAGAAACTCGAACTGATCACGCTGCTGCGCCGCCTGCGGGACGAGGGCGTGACCATCCTGATCGTCGAACACGACATGAACCTCGTCATGACCCTCGTGGACCGGCTGGTGGTCATGAACTCCGGGGAAAAACTCGCGGAGGGCAGCCCGGACGAGATCCGCGCCCACCCCGCCGTGCGCGAGGCGTACCTGGGCGTCGACCTTGAGGAGGGCGCCGCGTGA